Proteins encoded within one genomic window of Granulicella pectinivorans:
- a CDS encoding TonB-dependent receptor: protein MALSNAAARISHPEDSAASHTIGKRTPKRVLPVLLGCLLLGATLTAHAQSTFGSVRGAVQDPTGAAIPNTELVLHSVDDNSDRTISADSSGAFIFENVKAGKYVMRAHREGFADTVVSGITVEARQDLRLGATLSVAQQMTTVEVSGAADQINTENATLGDSKTNIEMTQLPLNNRATTTSPLGALALSPNVQTDSSGNIALGGASSSMVNFSVDGISTANVRQNGALQDAYPSQEGIAGVKVTAFNNSAEFSQIGDVTFTTKNGTNDYHGSVFEYLQNQALDANPYGFTNKAPKKFNTFGFSLSGPVSMPHLYNGKDRTFFFADYEGNRRSTAVLQQFVVPTAADRAGNLGDIGGPTVAPSQISATAKAVLAYYPLPNVPGVTNTSAINYQNFQATPAQTDGADLRVDQTISSKMSAYARFSRKNITSNYANPFLPNDVDSIHNRSLLISHTYSITPRLLNEFRFGFTNVTTAVNFGIQGSTALSQLNLTGVDISQHPLTHAFPTFNFTAGTPFTAIGRDKAGITQSKTTQFSDNLTFTVGRHTLKGGVDIRRVRYFDLESFAPQFASDDFGAFVFQPSFGTGPNDHFTGNAFGDFLEGAPTTLNFAVSSPDVGGTATQFSFFAQDEYQLNNHLTLSYGLRWQILPGFTEDGGNLANFDQKTNSIVVPDALASYLKSQNLTSSNLAFQQSFNACNLNQTAQPCTKYVTASQDGLPQGLRNSYKKNFQPRISIAYRPFNDVKTVVRAGFGMYTMTNLGPLSFNNSGNPTSNLHIYTNSNLAGPNTPSIVFPQTSPATAGGPVYGGGGLDQGVDPNFRDPQSNQWNVTLEREVTHATSVRASYVGMHTYRLSVTEDLNQIAASTTPYDSGATAGLYVDSRAPYQNWTTLLSTFNAGEANYRALELQATHRLEHGLYVDANYTFAKNEADNQGDTPSTYAGEVNYGLPVADRFHIQRNLGNVSGNRRHRMLLTGVYQLPFGKGRQFMNTNRLTDAVLGGWDLTTITMLETGPWLTPSIAGSADQSNTNVANRSALLRPDVVSASTPNAVSYKGLYFAPTPVGVGRFGNAGVGIIEGPGTAAVSMGVAKRFALTERIHGRFETTFTNVLNHTNFAPPVTAIDNSQFGQLTSAQTAESAGNRTGQAALRIDF, encoded by the coding sequence ATGGCATTATCCAACGCAGCAGCACGCATATCCCATCCAGAGGATTCGGCTGCATCGCACACCATCGGCAAACGCACACCGAAGAGAGTGCTGCCTGTTCTTCTCGGCTGCCTGCTCTTGGGTGCGACACTGACCGCGCACGCGCAGTCGACCTTCGGCAGCGTACGCGGCGCCGTGCAGGACCCGACCGGTGCGGCTATCCCCAACACGGAGCTGGTGCTGCACAGCGTGGACGACAACTCCGACCGCACGATCAGCGCAGACTCGTCCGGGGCTTTCATCTTCGAGAATGTGAAGGCCGGCAAGTACGTGATGCGCGCGCATCGCGAGGGCTTCGCCGATACCGTCGTCTCCGGCATCACCGTGGAAGCGCGTCAGGATCTTCGGCTTGGGGCGACGCTCTCGGTGGCCCAGCAGATGACGACGGTCGAGGTCTCGGGTGCGGCCGACCAGATTAACACCGAGAACGCCACGCTCGGCGACTCGAAGACCAACATCGAGATGACGCAGTTGCCGCTGAACAACCGCGCCACGACCACGAGCCCGCTGGGTGCGCTTGCTCTTTCGCCCAATGTGCAGACGGATAGCTCCGGCAACATCGCCCTGGGCGGCGCAAGTTCGTCGATGGTGAACTTCTCGGTCGATGGCATCTCCACTGCCAACGTACGGCAGAACGGCGCGCTGCAGGATGCGTATCCCTCGCAGGAAGGCATCGCAGGCGTGAAGGTCACGGCGTTCAACAACAGCGCGGAGTTTTCGCAGATCGGCGACGTGACGTTCACGACCAAGAACGGCACCAACGACTATCACGGCAGCGTGTTCGAGTACCTGCAGAACCAGGCGCTCGATGCCAACCCCTACGGCTTCACGAACAAGGCACCGAAGAAGTTCAACACCTTCGGCTTTTCGCTCAGCGGTCCCGTCAGCATGCCGCACCTGTACAACGGCAAGGATCGCACGTTCTTCTTTGCCGACTATGAGGGCAATCGCCGCTCGACGGCTGTGCTGCAGCAGTTCGTGGTGCCAACGGCCGCGGATCGCGCGGGCAACCTGGGAGATATCGGTGGACCCACGGTTGCGCCCTCGCAGATCAGCGCGACGGCGAAGGCCGTGCTTGCCTACTACCCGTTGCCGAACGTGCCCGGCGTGACCAACACCAGCGCGATCAACTACCAGAACTTCCAGGCCACACCGGCCCAGACCGACGGCGCGGATCTTCGCGTGGACCAGACCATTTCGTCGAAGATGTCGGCTTACGCACGCTTCAGCCGGAAGAACATCACCTCCAACTATGCCAACCCTTTTCTGCCGAATGACGTGGACTCGATTCACAATCGCAGCCTTCTGATCTCGCACACCTATTCCATTACTCCCCGGCTGCTGAACGAGTTTCGCTTCGGCTTCACGAACGTGACGACGGCGGTCAACTTCGGTATTCAGGGCTCGACCGCACTCAGCCAGCTCAATCTTACGGGCGTCGATATCAGCCAGCATCCGTTGACGCATGCCTTTCCCACCTTCAACTTCACCGCAGGTACACCCTTCACCGCGATCGGCCGCGATAAGGCCGGCATCACGCAATCGAAGACCACGCAGTTCAGCGACAACCTCACCTTTACGGTCGGCAGGCACACGTTGAAGGGCGGCGTCGACATCCGCCGTGTCCGCTACTTCGACCTCGAGAGCTTCGCTCCGCAGTTCGCTTCGGATGACTTCGGCGCCTTCGTCTTCCAGCCCAGCTTCGGCACGGGCCCCAACGATCACTTCACGGGCAATGCATTCGGCGACTTCCTTGAAGGCGCGCCGACCACGCTGAACTTCGCCGTCTCCAGCCCCGACGTGGGGGGCACCGCAACGCAGTTCAGCTTCTTCGCGCAGGACGAGTACCAGCTCAACAACCACCTGACCCTCAGCTACGGACTTCGCTGGCAAATTCTCCCGGGCTTCACGGAGGATGGCGGCAACCTTGCCAACTTCGATCAGAAGACCAACTCCATCGTCGTGCCGGATGCGCTTGCGTCGTATCTGAAGTCACAGAACCTGACCAGCTCCAACCTCGCGTTTCAGCAGTCGTTCAACGCCTGCAACCTCAACCAGACGGCGCAGCCCTGCACAAAGTACGTGACGGCCAGCCAGGATGGTCTGCCGCAGGGACTGCGCAACAGCTACAAGAAGAACTTCCAGCCGCGCATCTCGATTGCCTATCGCCCCTTCAACGATGTGAAGACGGTCGTGCGTGCGGGCTTCGGCATGTACACCATGACCAACCTCGGACCGCTCTCCTTCAACAACAGCGGTAACCCTACCTCGAACCTGCACATCTATACGAACAGCAATCTGGCCGGACCGAACACGCCTTCCATCGTCTTCCCGCAGACTTCGCCCGCCACGGCCGGCGGCCCGGTCTATGGCGGCGGCGGTCTCGACCAGGGCGTCGATCCGAACTTCCGCGACCCGCAATCGAACCAGTGGAACGTTACGCTCGAACGTGAGGTGACACACGCCACCTCCGTGCGCGCCAGCTACGTGGGCATGCACACGTATCGCCTCAGCGTGACCGAGGATCTGAACCAGATTGCGGCGAGCACGACCCCCTACGACTCCGGTGCGACCGCCGGTCTCTACGTGGACAGCCGCGCTCCGTACCAGAACTGGACCACGCTGCTGAGCACCTTCAACGCAGGCGAAGCAAACTACCGCGCGCTCGAGCTGCAGGCGACTCATCGGCTGGAACATGGCTTGTATGTCGATGCCAACTACACCTTCGCCAAGAACGAGGCCGACAACCAGGGCGACACGCCAAGCACGTATGCCGGCGAGGTCAACTACGGTCTGCCGGTCGCGGATCGCTTCCACATCCAGCGCAACCTCGGCAACGTGTCCGGCAATCGCCGCCACCGCATGCTGCTGACGGGCGTGTACCAGCTTCCGTTCGGCAAGGGACGCCAGTTCATGAACACGAACCGGCTGACGGATGCGGTGCTCGGAGGCTGGGACCTGACCACGATCACGATGCTCGAGACAGGCCCCTGGCTTACGCCGAGCATCGCCGGATCCGCCGATCAGTCGAACACCAACGTCGCCAACCGCAGCGCGCTGCTTCGTCCGGACGTGGTCTCCGCCAGCACTCCCAACGCGGTGAGCTACAAGGGCCTGTACTTCGCGCCCACTCCGGTTGGCGTGGGCCGGTTCGGCAATGCAGGGGTTGGCATCATCGAAGGGCCAGGCACCGCGGCGGTCAGCATGGGTGTTGCCAAGCGATTCGCACTGACCGAACGGATTCACGGACGCTTCGAGACCACCTTCACGAACGTACTCAACCACACCAACTTCGCACCGCCCGTCACCGCCATCGACAACTCGCAGTTCGGGCAGTTGACGAGCGCGCAGACGGCGGAGAGCGCAGGCAATCGTACGGGGCAGGCGGCTCTTCGCATCGACTTCTAA